One genomic window of Evansella cellulosilytica DSM 2522 includes the following:
- a CDS encoding LysM peptidoglycan-binding domain-containing protein, which produces MKKKILSSVLAGSLLFGSAVQASTYSVQSGDSLWRIATNNNITVKQLMDINNLQSTLIRQGQTLKIEEITTIDLNQNNTSKYLVQSGDTLSVIAKKHGLTLRQLLNFNSTISNPNVIRVGQEINVSSSSNTSITQLSNRTSTYTVQAGDFLSGIARNHGLTLNQILSLNPSISNANLIRVGQQINVQGNVDASPSQVSNSNNNFVESLIADAKSHLGTPYLWGGITPSGFDSSGFIVYTFNQNGISLPRTHRDYYPLGSSVVSSDRQRGDVVFFETWRSGASHAGIYLGNGEFIHASSSRGVTITKMDNSYWASRYIGTKRYR; this is translated from the coding sequence ATGAAAAAAAAGATATTATCAAGTGTTTTAGCAGGTTCGTTACTTTTTGGAAGTGCTGTACAGGCATCAACATATTCCGTTCAATCTGGTGATTCATTATGGAGAATTGCAACGAACAACAACATAACAGTAAAACAATTAATGGATATCAATAACCTTCAATCGACATTAATTCGCCAAGGGCAAACACTGAAGATAGAAGAAATTACCACGATTGATCTAAATCAAAATAACACTTCAAAATATCTAGTTCAATCAGGGGACACATTATCTGTTATCGCAAAAAAACACGGATTAACACTAAGGCAGTTGTTAAATTTTAATTCAACGATCTCAAATCCAAATGTGATTCGAGTAGGTCAAGAAATTAATGTTTCAAGTAGTTCAAATACATCTATCACACAACTTTCGAATCGTACAAGCACTTATACAGTACAAGCTGGTGATTTCCTATCTGGAATTGCAAGAAATCATGGGTTAACACTAAATCAAATATTAAGTCTTAATCCTTCTATTTCAAACGCGAATTTAATTCGAGTAGGTCAGCAAATTAATGTACAAGGAAATGTAGATGCAAGTCCTTCCCAAGTAAGCAATTCAAACAATAATTTTGTAGAATCACTAATTGCTGATGCCAAATCACATCTAGGAACACCATATCTATGGGGTGGAATTACACCAAGTGGCTTTGACAGCAGTGGTTTTATCGTTTATACATTCAATCAAAATGGAATATCTCTTCCTAGAACGCATAGAGATTACTATCCATTAGGGTCGTCTGTAGTGTCATCCGATCGACAAAGAGGGGATGTTGTTTTCTTTGAAACATGGCGCTCAGGAGCATCCCATGCAGGTATCTATTTAGGAAACGGTGAGTTTATTCACGCTAGTTCCTCAAGAGGTGTAACCATTACAAAAATGGATAATTCGTATTGGGCTTCAAGATACATTGGTACAAAACGCTATCGCTAA
- a CDS encoding toll/interleukin-1 receptor domain-containing protein, translating to MARCTAPVRGHQSASARANCPACGGSYSSNYRSYSTPSYSPSYRSGGGGSSSGGARSSAKPRWSGANSSVVYTVQEVRALTPIRNSVEKLAELPDLDLRDVFLCRAWDDRKGVAKDLHDLLESQGVSVWFSEKDVGLGVPLLRAIDKGLAKSRVGLVLVTPALLSRLQFPIFEIVIRTGLSSSINSL from the coding sequence ATGGCTAGATGTACGGCTCCAGTAAGGGGACATCAATCAGCAAGTGCACGAGCCAACTGCCCAGCGTGCGGTGGTAGTTACAGTAGCAACTACAGGTCGTACTCAACCCCTTCTTATTCCCCGTCTTATAGAAGTGGAGGCGGCGGAAGTAGTAGCGGAGGGGCCAGAAGCAGTGCAAAACCGCGTTGGTCGGGAGCAAATTCGTCCGTGGTGTACACGGTTCAAGAAGTTAGGGCACTCACACCAATCCGCAACAGCGTCGAAAAGCTAGCAGAGCTACCTGACCTTGACCTTAGGGACGTCTTCCTCTGCCGTGCGTGGGACGACCGGAAGGGAGTCGCCAAGGATCTGCACGATCTACTTGAGTCACAAGGTGTCTCCGTCTGGTTCAGCGAGAAAGACGTTGGCCTCGGCGTGCCGTTACTTCGTGCAATAGACAAGGGCTTGGCGAAATCGAGAGTTGGGCTTGTGCTGGTGACCCCTGCGTTGCTAAGTCGCCTCCAATTTCCAATATTCGAGATTGTAATTCGAACAGGTTTATCTAGCTCGATTAACTCCTTGTAA
- a CDS encoding TnsD family Tn7-like transposition protein, which translates to MLPFFTNPYSNELVYSAIARYHFYSGNIDYKDTLEEVFHSRSVTPSVEIGSNFSILAQQLAPNHSLESLLSKHTIYPYYASFLSKSRKKEIIKDVQGDGQGLYSRLGMVAGGICKKNGLLYCPKCVTNDLEQYGEPYIHREHQLQGIVYCAHHELILKKYPIDFSTSSRIEFIRFDEKLMNLSMLHEVEPKEFITIQIALAKLAYQLLQLPIHNFCRESINFKYRTLLRERNLMTASNRIRQYELYNAFQSKFPKGFLEKCESAIVANDEYNWLKVITRKLKRHVHPFRHLLMLYFLEQDLDSFLQVEADTGPFGSGPWPCLNKAANHYKEYVIQEVNVTRDFKSKAPIGTFECSCGFIYARKGPDRLSEDKYRIGRIKAFGDAWKAKLRELEAEGTYSTRTLARMFGVDSKTVIKYLSSEIKIEGHSEKSIPSKLLIYRNQLLKGIRQYPSYSRTKIRLCFPKEYMYLYRHDNEWLFEQLPIIQREKNNQVIVDWDSRDRALK; encoded by the coding sequence ATGCTGCCCTTCTTTACAAATCCATATTCAAACGAATTGGTATATTCAGCGATTGCTCGTTATCACTTTTATAGTGGCAATATTGATTATAAAGATACATTAGAAGAAGTTTTTCATAGCCGTTCTGTGACCCCTAGTGTTGAGATTGGTAGCAATTTTTCTATATTAGCTCAGCAACTAGCTCCCAATCACTCTCTTGAAAGTTTATTATCTAAACATACCATTTATCCTTACTATGCTTCGTTTCTATCTAAAAGTCGTAAAAAAGAAATTATTAAAGATGTTCAAGGAGACGGACAAGGGCTTTATTCAAGACTTGGAATGGTTGCGGGAGGGATTTGTAAAAAGAATGGACTACTTTATTGTCCAAAGTGTGTAACTAACGATCTTGAACAATACGGAGAACCTTATATACATCGTGAGCACCAGCTACAAGGAATTGTTTACTGTGCTCATCATGAACTGATATTAAAGAAGTATCCTATTGATTTTTCAACGTCAAGTCGAATTGAGTTTATTCGATTTGATGAAAAACTGATGAATTTATCGATGCTACATGAAGTAGAACCTAAAGAGTTTATTACCATCCAAATTGCTTTAGCAAAGCTGGCTTATCAACTGTTGCAACTTCCAATACATAATTTTTGTAGAGAATCAATTAATTTTAAATACCGTACTCTCTTACGAGAACGTAATTTGATGACAGCTTCTAATCGAATTCGGCAATACGAGCTATATAATGCTTTTCAATCAAAGTTCCCAAAAGGCTTTTTAGAAAAGTGCGAGTCAGCTATCGTTGCAAATGATGAGTACAATTGGCTGAAGGTCATTACCCGCAAACTAAAACGTCATGTACACCCGTTCCGTCATTTGCTTATGCTTTATTTCTTAGAGCAAGACTTGGATTCCTTTTTACAAGTTGAAGCTGATACAGGCCCTTTTGGCAGTGGGCCATGGCCTTGTTTAAATAAAGCAGCTAATCATTATAAGGAATATGTGATCCAAGAAGTAAATGTAACGAGAGATTTTAAATCAAAAGCACCTATTGGTACGTTTGAATGCTCTTGTGGCTTTATTTACGCTAGAAAAGGTCCTGACAGATTATCTGAAGATAAATATCGTATTGGGCGTATAAAAGCGTTTGGAGACGCCTGGAAGGCTAAATTACGTGAGTTGGAAGCCGAAGGGACGTACAGTACAAGAACATTAGCTCGAATGTTTGGTGTAGATTCGAAAACGGTTATAAAATATCTTTCTTCCGAGATAAAAATAGAAGGACATTCAGAAAAAAGTATTCCTTCGAAGTTGCTAATTTATCGAAACCAATTATTAAAAGGAATACGGCAATACCCAAGTTATTCAAGGACAAAAATTCGTTTGTGTTTCCCAAAAGAATATATGTACTTGTATCGTCACGATAATGAATGGCTATTTGAACAGTTGCCTATAATTCAGAGGGAAAAGAATAACCAAGTAATTGTCGATTGGGACTCACGTGATCGTGCTCTAAAGTAG
- a CDS encoding cytochrome c biogenesis CcdA family protein has product MKAVFIVLFGLVVAGIVKPSVLMKNYQISFSKRPSGFLGTYAIGLVFAAGWTPCIGPILASIISLSLSNPGSGLIYMVAYSIGFSIPFFVMAFFIGKMNWIKKYMNLVMKIGGLLMIIFRIMLYFDLIVLLTAFLVNNFFDGFMGF; this is encoded by the coding sequence TTGAAAGCCGTTTTTATAGTTTTGTTCGGTCTGGTTGTAGCTGGAATTGTAAAACCATCTGTATTAATGAAAAATTACCAAATCAGTTTTTCCAAAAGACCAAGCGGTTTTCTTGGCACGTATGCAATTGGATTAGTATTTGCTGCAGGGTGGACACCTTGTATAGGGCCAATATTGGCTTCAATAATATCCCTCAGTTTAAGTAATCCAGGTTCAGGGTTGATCTATATGGTGGCTTATAGTATTGGTTTTTCTATTCCGTTCTTTGTGATGGCATTTTTCATTGGAAAAATGAATTGGATAAAAAAATATATGAATCTCGTAATGAAAATAGGTGGATTATTAATGATAATCTTTAGAATAATGTTGTATTTTGATTTAATAGTCCTTCTAACAGCTTTTTTAGTTAATAACTTTTTTGATGGTTTTATGGGTTTTTAA
- a CDS encoding multicopper oxidase domain-containing protein translates to MNICIANGHEDHEIYEVDEGDVVKVTIVNNTDVDHPMHLHGHFFYVVARNGEAISGSPIKKETLIVIPEESYEIVFVAENHGNWMFHCHELHHASSGMVAAVHYYDFEPVFTPDFTIPNKPE, encoded by the coding sequence ATTAATATTTGTATAGCAAATGGGCATGAAGATCACGAAATTTACGAAGTGGACGAAGGTGACGTGGTAAAAGTTACCATTGTTAACAATACTGATGTAGATCACCCGATGCATCTTCACGGACATTTCTTTTATGTTGTAGCACGAAACGGAGAAGCTATATCTGGGTCTCCAATAAAAAAAGAAACATTAATTGTAATACCAGAAGAATCCTATGAGATTGTATTTGTTGCTGAGAATCATGGAAATTGGATGTTCCACTGTCATGAATTACATCATGCATCCAGTGGAATGGTCGCAGCCGTTCATTATTATGACTTTGAGCCTGTTTTCACACCTGATTTTACTATTCCTAACAAACCCGAATAA
- a CDS encoding murein hydrolase activator EnvC family protein: MNNRNIILLFTMLIALSTLTVLTFQVVEANEEDLERKIESYQERQGEIDREAEEANRELETIKQKIKQAYNEFQVLDEKAVETKKLINEKEIEMDETEERIEVLHIEIEELEERIAQRDELLKDRVRSMYQTGGIINYIEVILGSKSFGDLIERVSALTTIARQDRNILEQHVADKEALDMAFIDLESQLTSLEEQRRELQSLLQKIEDKLQEKEEIVEMLEKQQIDVEDFIVSYEEEKTILKNQEAAAKAELKRLEEDGNKKTQPSQTSNRSTLKQNNSGTLMWPTLSKDITSPYGPRIHPVRRTEEFHHGIDISRNRGTDIFAAESGSVIEARYMGGYGNTIMLSHVINGQTITTLYAHLDSIHVRVGQRVERGEQIAVMGTTGVSTGVHLHFEVHEGGWNGQKSNSVDPLNYLN, encoded by the coding sequence ATGAATAATCGTAATATCATTTTATTGTTTACCATGTTAATTGCACTATCAACTCTCACTGTACTTACGTTTCAAGTAGTAGAAGCCAATGAAGAAGACTTAGAGAGGAAGATTGAATCCTATCAGGAACGTCAAGGTGAAATTGATAGGGAAGCAGAGGAAGCGAATCGTGAACTGGAAACAATTAAGCAAAAAATAAAGCAAGCTTACAATGAGTTTCAGGTGTTAGATGAAAAGGCAGTAGAAACAAAAAAACTAATTAATGAAAAGGAAATAGAGATGGATGAAACCGAAGAGCGAATCGAAGTACTGCATATAGAAATAGAGGAACTTGAAGAGAGAATTGCTCAGAGGGATGAACTGTTAAAGGATCGCGTGCGATCCATGTATCAAACGGGTGGAATTATCAATTATATAGAAGTGATTTTAGGTTCTAAAAGTTTCGGAGACTTAATAGAACGAGTGAGTGCGTTAACAACGATAGCCCGACAGGATAGGAATATATTAGAGCAGCATGTTGCCGACAAAGAAGCATTAGATATGGCATTCATTGATCTAGAATCGCAGTTAACGAGTTTAGAAGAACAAAGGAGAGAATTACAGTCATTATTACAGAAGATTGAAGACAAGCTTCAGGAGAAAGAGGAAATTGTAGAGATGCTGGAAAAGCAGCAAATTGATGTAGAAGATTTCATCGTTTCCTATGAGGAGGAGAAGACTATATTGAAAAACCAAGAAGCAGCTGCTAAAGCGGAATTGAAACGTTTGGAAGAAGATGGAAATAAGAAAACACAACCGTCTCAAACTAGTAATCGTTCGACTTTAAAACAAAATAATTCCGGTACGTTAATGTGGCCGACATTAAGTAAAGATATTACCTCTCCATACGGACCAAGAATCCATCCCGTCCGTAGAACTGAAGAGTTTCATCATGGAATTGATATAAGTAGAAACCGAGGAACGGATATTTTTGCTGCAGAATCAGGGTCGGTAATTGAAGCGAGATATATGGGGGGATATGGGAACACAATCATGCTATCCCACGTGATCAATGGTCAAACGATTACAACACTATATGCACATTTGGACTCGATTCATGTTCGTGTCGGTCAACGTGTCGAACGTGGAGAACAAATAGCAGTGATGGGGACAACTGGTGTATCAACAGGAGTTCACTTACATTTTGAAGTGCACGAAGGTGGATGGAATGGGCAAAAATCGAATAGTGTAGACCCATTGAATTATTTGAATTAA
- a CDS encoding F510_1955 family glycosylhydrolase: MKYKNSTLIIIVSILLVAAIILLVQNVISTSNNVTFQHIHGLDYSGDGQTIYVPAHDGLKFYKNGTWYDQTEGELHDFMGFSMFEDGFFSSGHPAPGSQMGDPFGIVKSTDSGKTLEIFDLYEEVDFHGMAVGYRTREIYVFNPHPNSRMEEPGFYYSTDETETWNQSELNGLIGQPSSLAAHPTKEGVVAIGTNTGLYLSKDYGDSFIPFLENLNVTAVSFDHGDSLLVGLPQGLLSIKMDGSDQIDFKISSLDSGDVITYVKQNPENENEYVYSTRNKDIFLSKDGGATWDKIVSQGVAEQ; the protein is encoded by the coding sequence GTGAAGTATAAAAATTCAACTCTAATTATTATAGTAAGTATACTCTTAGTGGCTGCAATAATATTACTGGTACAAAATGTTATAAGTACTAGTAATAATGTCACTTTCCAACACATACATGGATTAGATTATTCAGGTGATGGTCAAACAATATATGTACCTGCTCATGATGGGTTAAAGTTTTATAAAAATGGTACATGGTATGATCAGACAGAAGGAGAGCTTCATGATTTTATGGGGTTTTCCATGTTTGAAGATGGTTTTTTCAGTAGTGGTCATCCAGCACCAGGATCTCAGATGGGAGATCCCTTTGGAATTGTAAAAAGTACGGACAGTGGTAAAACATTAGAAATCTTTGACCTATACGAAGAAGTGGATTTTCACGGAATGGCGGTTGGCTACAGGACGCGAGAAATATATGTGTTTAACCCACATCCTAATTCCCGAATGGAAGAACCAGGGTTTTATTATTCTACAGATGAAACAGAGACATGGAATCAAAGTGAGTTAAATGGTCTAATTGGACAACCCTCTTCCTTGGCTGCGCATCCTACAAAAGAAGGAGTGGTAGCAATTGGAACAAACACTGGTCTGTATCTTTCAAAGGATTACGGAGACTCATTTATACCTTTCCTTGAAAATTTGAATGTTACAGCAGTTTCATTTGATCATGGGGATTCTTTATTAGTAGGACTACCGCAAGGATTACTATCTATAAAAATGGATGGATCAGATCAAATTGATTTTAAAATTTCTTCGTTAGATAGTGGGGATGTAATAACTTACGTAAAACAAAACCCAGAAAATGAAAATGAATATGTGTATTCCACCCGAAATAAAGATATATTTTTGTCAAAAGACGGTGGGGCTACATGGGACAAGATCGTAAGTCAAGGTGTTGCTGAACAGTAG
- a CDS encoding bacteriophage abortive infection AbiH family protein, with protein MKLYICGNGFDLHHGYRTGYRDYRDFILKHHSHAFKALEDFQYLDLSISDKWSDLEQSLTINYEECIDDAINEYYPDLNDDSDSRWYGIDIDLEEQTKFIFDFTGQYFLEWLVNIEFSDPENKMHLSGSDSYITFNYTSTLEQVYKIAPDNVFHIHGHIDLINIRDMFDWITPSFATIEEAETAEQVRVDLINNDTVRRQIQFGSVGNNIEVIKKEMEEKYGHNDFYTVSIEPGIKHIIEFCDAASKNSEKNYASLESFINSKDIDEVIVMGHSIMGVDFPYYSDVIVPILRSRRWVFYWHSKDDLDKIELFIKQFSLNNFSLIKW; from the coding sequence ATGAAACTCTACATATGTGGAAATGGTTTTGACTTGCATCATGGCTATAGAACCGGATACAGAGATTATCGCGATTTTATATTAAAACATCATTCACATGCATTTAAGGCTCTTGAAGACTTTCAGTATTTAGACTTGTCTATTTCAGATAAGTGGAGCGATCTGGAACAATCATTAACAATTAATTATGAGGAATGTATCGATGATGCAATTAATGAGTATTACCCAGATTTAAATGACGACAGCGATTCAAGATGGTATGGAATTGATATAGATTTGGAAGAACAAACAAAATTTATATTCGATTTTACTGGCCAATACTTTTTGGAATGGTTGGTCAATATAGAATTCTCAGACCCGGAAAATAAAATGCATTTAAGTGGAAGTGACTCATATATTACATTTAATTACACCAGCACTTTAGAACAAGTCTATAAAATTGCGCCTGACAACGTTTTTCATATTCATGGGCACATTGACTTGATTAACATTCGCGATATGTTTGACTGGATTACTCCGAGTTTTGCAACAATTGAAGAAGCTGAGACTGCTGAGCAAGTAAGGGTCGATTTAATCAATAACGATACCGTAAGACGACAAATACAATTTGGATCAGTAGGAAATAACATAGAGGTTATCAAAAAAGAAATGGAAGAAAAGTATGGACACAATGACTTCTATACTGTCTCAATTGAACCGGGGATTAAACACATTATTGAATTTTGTGATGCTGCATCAAAGAATTCAGAAAAGAATTATGCCTCGCTGGAGTCTTTTATTAATAGTAAAGACATAGATGAAGTTATTGTAATGGGACATTCAATTATGGGTGTCGATTTTCCTTATTATTCTGATGTGATTGTTCCTATTTTAAGGAGCCGTCGGTGGGTATTTTACTGGCATAGTAAAGATGATCTAGATAAGATAGAGTTATTTATTAAGCAGTTTTCACTAAATAATTTTTCCTTGATTAAATGGTAA
- a CDS encoding YncE family protein, which translates to MNKKRMILLLSMLIFIGVVVFFTLDRNVAVSAPAFYVANAGDGTLSKIDLDERESVESISLGVNELSHGIAISPDEKVVYYGTGFQGKSLQALEVDTQEIVSELIFDEGVHGIDIHPSGEFLYVSLMGGLGEDGGVLAVVDTNTFTEIARITTDDGPAHVSVTNDGAQIWVANVNGNSISVVDAYTYQVLATIPVGEVPNEVAVSPTMDFAYSANVRSNTISVIDMVRFEVIEEIQVGEGVHGVTVSPDGKQVWTANNHSNDVSVIDVETLSVVKTIETASYANHISFSPNGEFAFVTHRESNNLVIIDTKDYSILNELDLGNEPHEMTLKGMLASNETMEDDFTDRQETKNYLVSGEEFTEGVDIQIQLLSPYNLENQELIWELANVNPFDFFFINIDMSTHSGDLMAVPFDEGIVLANEEGTEVSPIQWIVVNEESHHPRYMAIFEKTVNMTPLLTNQNSYLEMIFRPFINEEEVRVELSKH; encoded by the coding sequence TTGAATAAGAAACGGATGATTTTATTACTTAGTATGCTGATTTTCATAGGAGTAGTTGTTTTTTTTACACTAGACAGAAATGTTGCAGTAAGTGCACCTGCTTTTTATGTAGCCAATGCAGGCGATGGAACACTTTCCAAAATTGATCTAGATGAAAGGGAATCGGTTGAATCTATTTCATTGGGTGTAAATGAGCTTTCTCATGGTATTGCTATTTCTCCTGATGAAAAAGTTGTTTATTATGGTACAGGTTTTCAAGGGAAAAGTTTACAAGCGTTGGAGGTTGATACACAGGAAATTGTCAGCGAATTAATTTTTGATGAGGGAGTACATGGGATTGACATTCATCCATCAGGTGAATTCTTGTACGTTTCACTAATGGGAGGTTTAGGAGAAGATGGGGGAGTCTTAGCTGTTGTCGATACGAACACATTTACAGAAATCGCAAGAATAACCACAGATGACGGTCCAGCTCATGTGAGTGTCACCAATGATGGAGCACAAATTTGGGTCGCAAATGTGAATGGTAACTCCATTAGTGTCGTTGATGCTTATACTTATCAAGTGCTCGCAACTATTCCTGTGGGAGAAGTTCCCAATGAAGTAGCAGTTAGTCCAACTATGGATTTTGCTTATTCAGCCAATGTCAGATCAAATACGATTAGTGTTATAGATATGGTGAGATTTGAAGTAATTGAAGAAATACAAGTTGGAGAAGGCGTTCATGGAGTAACGGTGTCTCCAGATGGGAAACAAGTGTGGACCGCAAATAATCATTCCAATGATGTTTCTGTGATCGATGTGGAAACCCTATCTGTCGTGAAAACAATAGAAACAGCCTCCTATGCTAATCATATCTCCTTTTCTCCTAATGGAGAATTTGCTTTTGTAACCCATCGGGAATCGAATAACCTAGTTATTATTGATACAAAAGACTATTCGATTTTAAATGAATTGGATTTAGGAAACGAACCACACGAAATGACGTTAAAAGGAATGTTAGCAAGTAACGAGACTATGGAAGATGATTTTACGGACAGACAAGAAACGAAAAACTACTTGGTAAGTGGAGAAGAGTTTACGGAAGGAGTGGATATTCAAATCCAGCTTTTATCTCCATACAACTTAGAGAATCAAGAGCTCATATGGGAACTAGCCAATGTTAATCCATTTGATTTCTTTTTCATAAATATAGATATGTCCACACATTCTGGTGATTTAATGGCGGTTCCATTCGATGAGGGGATTGTACTAGCTAATGAGGAAGGTACCGAAGTATCCCCTATTCAATGGATCGTCGTCAATGAAGAGTCACATCACCCGCGATATATGGCGATTTTTGAGAAGACAGTTAATATGACCCCGCTATTGACTAATCAAAACTCCTATTTAGAAATGATATTCCGACCATTCATCAATGAAGAGGAAGTACGGGTGGAGCTTAGTAAACACTAG
- the lgt gene encoding prolipoprotein diacylglyceryl transferase: protein MKPIFNVGPFTIYFFGIMIAIGALIGLLLFIREVKRRGFNEKILIDGIFYSLIGGIVGARLIYVLVYNPSFYFTNPMEILSIHKGGLSIHGGILGGLIVGYIFLKRHKLPLFQILDIAAPSLILAQGISRIGCDVFGGPISHSLPWGIEFKGEYLHPAQAYEFILNYLLFGYLWLRLKRPNYYGQVFTHYLIGFLVIRGIVEFSRINPMVMGLLSVSHVMSILGILFGLILSIYLRQNQIKGQSSLFDKNDLVKTSVSVLILITVSLQVYYSVQG, encoded by the coding sequence ATGAAACCTATTTTTAATGTTGGGCCATTTACTATTTATTTCTTTGGCATAATGATTGCCATAGGAGCTTTAATTGGATTACTTTTATTTATAAGAGAGGTTAAGCGTAGAGGGTTTAATGAAAAGATCCTAATAGATGGAATCTTTTATTCCCTAATTGGGGGAATCGTGGGGGCACGTCTCATTTATGTATTGGTATACAACCCATCTTTTTATTTTACTAATCCAATGGAAATTCTTTCAATCCATAAAGGAGGACTCTCCATCCATGGTGGAATATTAGGGGGCCTTATTGTTGGCTACATCTTTTTAAAACGTCACAAGTTACCACTATTTCAAATTCTTGATATTGCTGCGCCGTCCCTAATCTTAGCCCAAGGAATAAGTAGAATAGGATGTGATGTATTTGGAGGGCCAATTTCTCACTCACTTCCTTGGGGTATTGAATTTAAGGGAGAATATTTACACCCTGCACAAGCTTATGAATTTATCTTAAATTATTTGTTATTTGGGTATTTATGGTTACGTTTAAAAAGACCTAACTACTATGGGCAAGTTTTTACCCACTATCTTATAGGTTTTTTAGTAATAAGAGGAATCGTAGAGTTTTCTAGAATTAATCCAATGGTTATGGGATTACTTAGTGTCAGTCATGTGATGAGCATTTTAGGTATTTTATTTGGATTGATACTTTCTATATATTTAAGACAAAACCAAATAAAAGGTCAATCATCACTGTTTGATAAAAACGATTTAGTTAAAACAAGTGTATCCGTTTTGATACTTATTACTGTATCACTACAAGTATATTATTCGGTCCAAGGGTAA
- a CDS encoding TVP38/TMEM64 family protein yields MKYFILLLLFVLIGFGLYNQQDWLIYFKSGDWATLHEMMGQELLFILLITFTFMIMQNVLSLIPFLFLTMFNIWLFGFLNGYLWSLMGNFLGSVLVFYLARYSFQEWGHKYNHLRFKQQIEQNGFKVILFMRLFPFMPASIVNIGSGLSKIKAKDYVLATFIGNTVFVFLLSLFSAGVIALEYQNTIYVLLTISLLVFAVIKLRKMRLKDRLKV; encoded by the coding sequence TTGAAATACTTTATATTACTTCTATTATTTGTACTCATTGGTTTTGGATTATACAATCAACAAGATTGGCTTATTTATTTTAAGTCTGGTGATTGGGCTACACTTCATGAAATGATGGGGCAAGAATTGCTTTTCATTCTATTAATTACATTTACCTTTATGATTATGCAGAATGTACTCTCCCTTATCCCCTTTCTGTTTTTAACCATGTTTAACATTTGGTTATTCGGGTTTCTAAATGGGTACTTGTGGAGTTTAATGGGAAATTTTTTAGGGTCTGTCTTGGTATTTTATTTAGCAAGATACAGTTTTCAGGAATGGGGACATAAATACAATCACCTAAGATTTAAGCAACAAATAGAACAGAACGGATTCAAGGTTATACTATTTATGCGACTATTCCCGTTTATGCCTGCAAGTATTGTTAATATTGGTAGTGGCTTGAGTAAAATAAAAGCGAAAGACTATGTATTAGCAACCTTTATTGGCAATACCGTTTTCGTATTTTTGCTCTCGTTGTTTTCAGCTGGAGTTATAGCTTTAGAATATCAAAATACTATATATGTACTCTTAACCATTAGTTTGTTGGTGTTTGCTGTCATAAAACTAAGGAAAATGAGACTCAAGGATAGATTGAAAGTTTAA